Part of the Desulfovibrio desulfuricans DSM 642 genome is shown below.
AGATAACGCCCTGCGTGCTTTGCAGACAGACCCAGCGCAGGCTGATGCCCTGGAGGTCATGGCGGCGCTGGGCAAGCACTAAGAGCGGAGGCTGTGTCTGATGGAGCCTGCGGTCAGGCCGGATTCACGGATAGTGCATACGCGCCGAGCACGCTAACAGGTTAAGCGAAGGTGAAAATTTTGGCTCTGCCTTTCTGTCCACCAGCACAGATGATCTGCCGTTCAGGGCATTGCTGCCCACGGTCTTGAGGCTCTGCCTGCGGTTTGCCAACCGTGGCGGCGTGAATGAGGGCCTCACAGATGGCTTTGCTATGTTGGGGCAAACCGCTGAGGCGGCGCGCCTTTGTGAATCAGAAGCATTGCCTTTCACCCAAAGATAGGCTATATACCGCCTTCGGCTGCAAGCGGGGCACCCAACGCCCTTTGTGGCCTGCGGAGAGGTAGCGAAGCGGCCGTAACGCGCTCGACTCGAAATCGAGTTAGGGGTTAATAGCTCCTACGTGGGTTCGAATCCCACCCTCTCCGCCATTAATACGTAATAAAAACGGCGTGTTGCTTTAGATAGCAACACGCCGTTTTCGCGTCAAAAAGGGTATGTTTTTAGCGAGTGCGCGACCATCATACATACCGTCATACATACTTTGGCTCGATCTGCGGGGAAATTGGGGATTAATCTGTGACAGCAAAGACAACGAAGATTAGAGGTCGTGGGGCAATGCAGTCGGCTTTTTGTATTTCAAAGTCGCGCGCACGTTGACGAGGCGACGCCAGAATATCTCCCTGCGAATGATATAAATATCTTAATAATAGCTACTTACAAATACTACGGGTAGTGGAGGGGCACAAAGACTCAACGCAACGAATTCTCAATCGATGACTCAGCTAAAAAATGCCGCAAAGATTGTCGTAAGGATGGCAAGGCTTCTCCGATATAGATGCCTGCGAATACCCCTGCAACACCCTCATATCGGTTTTGACAGATCACGCAACCGTGGGCTTCATATGACTATCGTTTGCCTTCTCATGTAAAATGGAGTTTTCTTGGGTTTAAGCCATGCAGCGGATGAGTTGTGCATGGCTCAAGGGAAGATTTGTGTTGCATAGAAATGCCTATTAAGCTTACTTTCAATTTGATTATCTTTTTCTACTGGGCAATTCTCAAATTGGTCGATGATCTAAAAGCTAAAAGCGAGGTATATCATGTTGAATAATTTTCGCTATGACCTTTCAGATTGGTTAATTCATTTTTTTAGAGATGTTGACTTAGACTCTGACAGTGGAATTGAAATGCCTGAGCATATCGGTTGGAATAATTTATTTGAATACGACAACAAGCCTATAGCAGCCTTTTTTCTTTTGCGATGTGCACTTCGCCAACAAAGGGTATGGGCGACTTGGTCATATAGAAAGGATGTCAGAACAATTTATGGAGAAACTCCTGCTGTGTGCTTTACTGACATGCCTGTAGCTGCTTTTTTTGAAGCAGCAGAAGTAAGACAAGCGAGAGGGGAGCATATCAGTCCATATGCGATTGTTATCAATAAAAATCAACTAGCCCAGATAGGTGCTCTACCTGTTATTTATGGACTTAGCCAACCACCCAATATAACGACTATGTCTAATGGAGCTAGAATCCTCGATGAGGAGTGTTTGCCTCACAGAGAACAGTATCGATATGTTTCTTACAACCCATTTCCCCAATATCCTATTGATTGGACGCATGAACGTGAGTGGCGTTGGCCATACAATGGTTGCCTTGAAGAGTATAACAATCAAATGCAAGACACAGGCATATTAGACTCTTTTGAGAACATGCCTGCGTTAGACCTCTTGAATCAAAACATATCTGGAATGGGTATCGTTGTAAGCAATATGCGTGAGGCCCAGCTACTCTCTTATGACTTGCTCACGCTCATAGATAGAAAAGTTATTAATCGGCATAAATACCAGTTTATTCTTTCTTTGGACAGGATCGATTCGCCAGTTACTTTGCGAGACCCACAGGGGCTGAACCAAGCCATTTCACAAGCCCTTATAGATCCTTTAGCAGGTCTCGAAGTTGATAGGCCAACAGTAATCTCACATCAGAAACTTCTGGAAGAGGAAGCATACAAAATTAATCATGCCACCATTCCAGAAAAGGGTGAAAGGGGTAAAGCTTGGTTATGGCTATATAATGGCGCACATCCTTTTGCCCGCAGCATGAAAGCTTGCGGCCGCATTATTGTAAACAATGATGGGCGTTATCTTGTTCCAATTTACGAATTTAGCGATATGTGTAACCTCCGACAACAGGAGGAAATGACACAACGTCTCGCTAAAATATTAAATGCTCAGCTTGGTATTGATTGTGGCTATTTTTCAGTCCTAGGCCATGAAAATCCAGACTATGTACCTTTTTATTGTAACGCACCTCTCGAAAACGATTTTGTTTACAATAAAAATTGGTAACACTAAATACATGAAATTTGTGCTTGTAAGCGTGACTCCTGTTTCTTCATCGAGTTGCTCTTGAGCGTCATGGTATAAAATTGTGTATAAAACGACAGGATGTGAGCGAGAGCACATAAATTAAGTTATTGTAGTAAGTATGTTAACAATTTTTGTCATAATTCCACACGCTCAGTCACGAATGCTTAATAAAAGCAGCAAGTTGCTATCTAAAGCAACTCGCTGCTTTCGCGTTTGAAATGGGTATATTTTTAGCGAGTGCGCGACCAATATACATACCATCTACATACTTTGGCTCGATCTGCGGGAAAAATATGAGCTAATCCTGGGTAGCAATAACAGCGCAGAAAAGAGGCAGTAAGGTTGATTTAACGCTCTTAGAGATTGGACTTTTTAAAGCTAAATTCGCTTAGCACATTGCCTGAATCTGCCACTCACGCAGCAGAACACAAATCTGTACATGGGGGCCACTTGTTTATTTGTCTGCGCAGTGGGGGGGGGAGGGGCAAATTGACCTTTATCTTGGTGATGATATAAGATGCTTTATACCTAAGGGTGACACACTGGAGGGCATAAATGTTGGTTCCGAATTATTCCGAATGGGAAACTCGAAAAGTCACTGTTGATATCCTGCGTCTAGATAAAGAAAACCCACGCCTTCCAGTTGATGTTCGCAACCTTAGGCAGGATAAAATACGCGAATTTCTTGTTCTCAATGAGCATGTCGATAAGATAGCCAAGTTAATAGTATCTGAAGGCTTTATCCCCTTCGAGCCAATTTATGTAGTTAAAGAGGGTGATTTTTTTACGGTTCTCGAAGGAAATCGGCGTACATGTGCACTTCAAATGCTTCGCGACCCATCGAAAGCCCCAGCAGCGAAGCAAAGACTTTTTAAAAAGCTGGCCAAAGATATCAACACGATAGATATCGAAAAAGTTTCCGTTATCATAGCGCCATCACGAGCAATACTGCGAAAAATCCTTTACTTAAAACATGCCGATGAAGCACAAAAAAAATGGAGCCGCCAACAAAAGCATCGTTTTATTGCCGATGCGATATTCGACGGGAAGACAATAAATGACATTGCAAGCGAATTAAAAGAAACACTTTCCTCGGTGTCAGCGGCTGTTCTGGAAATATTGATCCAAGAAGCATTCCTTGAATTGGATTTGCCGCCGGATATTGAAGAAAAATCAATACAGCCTACATTCCCGTTGTCCACAGTAACAAGGATAATTGGTTCTTCGGAATTTAGAAGCTATACAGGTATCCGTGTTGACGGCTCTACTCTCGTTGCGAACATGGATAATGCAACTTTTAAGCTAATTCTTTGTAAGATTGTCACTGATTTGGTAGAAAAAAAAGAAACATCACGAACTTTGGAAAAAGTTTCTGATATTAATGCTTATATTGAAAAATTAAAAAAATTAAAAGTAGCGACTGAAGATGTTGATGTTAATGACCCCTTCGCTTTCACGCCGACGGCACGCCAACCACAAAAATATGATGAAAAGGAGCGTTCACGCCCCACAAGAAAACAAGAAAAGCTGATTGCCAATTCGAAGACATACTCAACGGGGGTTTCTAAGCTCGACTCACTAATCCAGCAAGGTCAGGTAATCCCAGCAGGGAGCTACATGCTGGCATCGGCTTTGTTGTTGAGAACCATCCTTGAATTAACCGTGGTGCGAATCTTTGATGTCAAAAACGAACGGCATATAGCAATCAATGACAAAGGCAGAACGAACAGGCTTTCCGTAATTATGAAAGAACTGGTAAAAAGGAAGTCTTGGTTTCCTGAAGAGGCATATCGCGCAGACCTTGAACGCTTTTGTGACGAGAACAGCTTCCAGTATAAGCACCTTGAGACACTCAACAGGTATACTCATGGGCAGTTTAGCATGCCTGACAAAGAAACGTTAAATGCAATCTGGATAATGATTGAGCCGTTGGTTGTTATGTGTTGCAAAAGCGCCGTACCTGAAGAATAGTAAAGTTTTAATTATACAGCAGAGGGATGTTTTTTCTCAGAGTTGCCGTAATAATCAAGAAAAGTTAACTTGTTTAAATTTCCGGCGGTACCAAAATCAAGCGGGATAATGGTATGGGGAGGATGTATCAATAACTCTTCCCCTTTTTTATGCCTGTGTGCAGAGTAATTTAAGGCAAATGGACGCACCGTAACATTTGCATATAAGGCCTTAGCTTTCTCAGTGTTATCGTATGTCAGCAACCATACATGTCTAAATTCATTTACTAGGAGTTTTGCCAAAGCGGCATGACCCTCTTCGTTTAATGCGTTGAGGTAAAGGGATGGCCCTTGTTCAATGTAGGGAGGGTCTAGGTATATAAAGCTTTTGTTTTCTAATGGTTGAACTATGTCTGTAAGAAACGACAAAATATCCATGTTCTCTAATCGGATGGAATCGCGTTTTTCGGCTATCGTTTCAATTCGAGCGATGAGGGGGGCCTTGTTATACCGAGCATCAATTTTCCAGTCACCTGTTTGGCTTAACCCTCCAATTGGGTTTGCGCCAAGGATGCCAGAGCGATTGCATCTGTTTAAATAAAAC
Proteins encoded:
- a CDS encoding DUF4427 domain-containing protein codes for the protein MLNNFRYDLSDWLIHFFRDVDLDSDSGIEMPEHIGWNNLFEYDNKPIAAFFLLRCALRQQRVWATWSYRKDVRTIYGETPAVCFTDMPVAAFFEAAEVRQARGEHISPYAIVINKNQLAQIGALPVIYGLSQPPNITTMSNGARILDEECLPHREQYRYVSYNPFPQYPIDWTHEREWRWPYNGCLEEYNNQMQDTGILDSFENMPALDLLNQNISGMGIVVSNMREAQLLSYDLLTLIDRKVINRHKYQFILSLDRIDSPVTLRDPQGLNQAISQALIDPLAGLEVDRPTVISHQKLLEEEAYKINHATIPEKGERGKAWLWLYNGAHPFARSMKACGRIIVNNDGRYLVPIYEFSDMCNLRQQEEMTQRLAKILNAQLGIDCGYFSVLGHENPDYVPFYCNAPLENDFVYNKNW
- a CDS encoding DNA adenine methylase; its protein translation is MSSIYWTFLLKTNIIVYLAMKIAASPLRYPGGKSSLTGFLAATLQSNGLAGGTYIEPFCGGAGAAINLLLSRHVSKIIINDLNPLIYAFWHSVLNDTEALIGLIKNTPVTIDEWHRQRFISKDSDTPTLQLGFATFYLNRCNRSGILGANPIGGLSQTGDWKIDARYNKAPLIARIETIAEKRDSIRLENMDILSFLTDIVQPLENKSFIYLDPPYIEQGPSLYLNALNEEGHAALAKLLVNEFRHVWLLTYDNTEKAKALYANVTVRPFALNYSAHRHKKGEELLIHPPHTIIPLDFGTAGNLNKLTFLDYYGNSEKKHPSAV